The proteins below are encoded in one region of Mycobacterium pseudokansasii:
- a CDS encoding chloride channel protein, giving the protein MPNRPARPHLDFFCAVLIAGLLAGLAGLSTTVLLRFIEHLTYHYTFGSLLDGITGSSPVRRAVGPMVGAALAGLGWWILRRSTEVPPLAGTIARHERIPPVSWSIDAALQIVLVGSGASLGREGAPRQFAAALTDVGTRWLRRLSPGDREILLACAAGAGLAAVYAVPLAGALFALRIMLNTWRLRAVGAALITSSLAVAIGSAVTHDRPELDWPGAESTYLLSAHGLLLAPFALAVGLAFNRIMAAARPRTLLRSWMLIPALAAAGLLTGICSHWWPQLPGNGKSILTVSLASGMTLSSAAVILVLKPLLTALFLRAGGAGGLLTPSLATGAAAGSLLVLTLNTAAGTHLHGPVISLAGAAGVLAVTQDSPIWAAIFVWELARPPIWMLVVFLVTAAGAQALKRLAVGGRLPHLDHRAG; this is encoded by the coding sequence GTGCCTAACCGGCCGGCCCGCCCCCACCTCGATTTCTTCTGCGCGGTGCTCATCGCCGGCCTGCTGGCCGGGCTCGCCGGGTTGTCAACGACGGTGCTGCTGCGCTTCATCGAACACCTCACCTACCACTACACTTTCGGCTCGCTGCTCGACGGGATCACCGGCAGCAGTCCGGTCCGGCGCGCGGTGGGGCCCATGGTCGGTGCCGCGCTGGCGGGACTGGGCTGGTGGATCTTGCGCCGCAGCACCGAGGTGCCGCCGCTGGCCGGAACCATCGCTCGGCACGAGCGGATACCGCCGGTGTCGTGGAGCATCGACGCCGCGCTTCAGATCGTGCTGGTGGGCTCCGGAGCCTCGCTCGGCCGCGAAGGCGCGCCACGCCAATTCGCCGCTGCCCTCACCGATGTCGGAACCCGATGGCTAAGGCGGCTGTCACCCGGCGATCGGGAGATCCTGCTGGCATGCGCCGCCGGGGCCGGGCTGGCGGCGGTCTACGCGGTCCCGCTGGCCGGGGCGCTATTCGCCCTGCGGATCATGCTCAACACCTGGCGGTTGCGGGCGGTGGGTGCGGCGCTGATCACGTCCAGCCTGGCCGTCGCGATCGGTTCGGCCGTCACGCATGATCGCCCCGAACTCGATTGGCCCGGTGCCGAATCGACGTATCTGCTCAGTGCGCACGGATTGTTGCTGGCGCCATTCGCGCTCGCGGTGGGTTTGGCGTTCAACCGGATCATGGCGGCGGCGCGGCCGCGCACCTTGCTGCGGTCCTGGATGCTGATCCCGGCTCTGGCGGCTGCGGGGTTGCTGACCGGGATCTGTTCGCATTGGTGGCCCCAGCTGCCCGGAAACGGCAAGAGCATTCTGACGGTCAGTCTGGCCAGCGGGATGACGCTGTCCTCGGCGGCCGTGATCTTGGTGCTAAAGCCGTTGTTGACCGCGCTGTTCCTGCGTGCGGGCGGAGCCGGGGGATTGCTGACGCCGTCATTGGCCACCGGCGCTGCGGCGGGGTCGCTGCTGGTGCTGACGCTCAACACGGCGGCCGGGACGCACCTGCACGGGCCGGTGATCTCGCTGGCCGGTGCCGCCGGCGTGCTTGCGGTCACCCAGGACTCGCCGATCTGGGCGGCCATCTTCGTCTGGGAGCTGGCCCGGCCACCGATTTGGATGCTGGTGGTCTTCTTGGTCACCGCGGCCGGCGCGCAAGCACTGAAGAGGCTCGCTGTCGGCGGCCGGCTCCCACACCTCGACCATCGCGCGGGCTGA
- a CDS encoding 3-oxoacyl-ACP reductase: protein MAPKLSSDLFSQVVSSRPGSFVAKQLGVPQPETLRRYRPGDPPLVGSLLIGGDGRVVEPLRAALHNDYDVVSNNLGGRWADSFGGLVFDATGITDPAGLKGLHEFFTPLLRNLGACARVAVVGTTPEAIADTHERIAQRALEGFTRSLAKELRRGSTVALVYLAPDAKPAATGLESTMRFILSAKSAYVDGQVFYVGAADSTPPADWDRPLDGKVAIVTGAARGIGKTIAEVFARDGAAVVAIDVESAEEALAETASSVGGTPLWLDVTADDAVDRITEHLRDHHGGKADILVNNAGITRDKLLANMDDARWDSVIAVNLLAPLRLIEGLVGNGSIGEGGRIVGLSSIAGIAGNRGQTNYGATKAGMIGITQALAPGLADRDITINAVAPGFIETQMTAAIPLATREVGRRLNSLMQGGQPVDVAETIAYFASPASNAVTGNVIRVCGQAMIGA, encoded by the coding sequence GTGGCTCCCAAGCTCTCGTCCGATCTGTTCTCGCAGGTTGTCAGTTCTCGACCCGGATCGTTCGTGGCCAAGCAACTCGGTGTCCCGCAACCCGAGACGCTGCGCCGGTATCGACCGGGAGATCCGCCCTTGGTCGGATCGCTGCTGATCGGGGGGGACGGCCGAGTGGTCGAGCCGCTGCGCGCCGCTCTGCACAATGACTACGACGTGGTGAGCAACAATCTCGGCGGCCGCTGGGCCGACTCGTTCGGCGGGCTGGTCTTCGACGCCACCGGCATCACCGACCCGGCCGGGCTCAAGGGACTGCACGAATTCTTCACGCCGCTGCTGCGCAATCTGGGCGCCTGCGCACGGGTGGCGGTGGTGGGCACCACTCCCGAAGCGATCGCCGACACCCACGAACGGATTGCGCAGCGCGCACTGGAGGGCTTCACCCGCTCACTGGCCAAGGAGTTGCGGCGCGGCAGCACGGTCGCGTTGGTGTACCTGGCGCCCGACGCCAAGCCCGCCGCCACCGGGCTGGAATCGACCATGCGGTTCATCCTCTCGGCCAAGTCGGCCTACGTCGACGGTCAAGTGTTCTATGTCGGGGCGGCCGATTCCACGCCACCGGCCGATTGGGACCGGCCGCTCGACGGCAAGGTCGCCATCGTCACCGGCGCTGCCCGCGGGATCGGCAAGACGATCGCCGAGGTGTTTGCCCGCGATGGCGCCGCGGTGGTGGCGATCGACGTGGAGTCCGCCGAGGAGGCTTTGGCCGAGACCGCCAGCAGCGTGGGCGGCACGCCGCTGTGGCTCGACGTCACCGCCGACGACGCCGTTGACAGGATCACCGAGCACCTGCGCGACCACCACGGCGGCAAGGCCGACATCCTGGTCAACAACGCCGGTATCACTCGGGACAAGCTGCTGGCCAATATGGACGACGCCCGCTGGGACTCGGTCATCGCCGTCAATCTGCTTGCCCCCCTTCGGTTGATCGAGGGCCTGGTCGGAAACGGCAGCATCGGAGAGGGCGGGCGAATCGTCGGGTTGTCGTCGATCGCCGGCATCGCAGGCAACCGCGGGCAGACCAATTACGGCGCCACCAAGGCCGGGATGATCGGCATCACCCAGGCGCTGGCGCCCGGGCTGGCCGACAGGGACATCACCATCAACGCCGTCGCGCCGGGATTCATCGAAACCCAGATGACGGCGGCCATCCCGCTGGCCACCCGCGAGGTGGGCCGGCGGCTGAACTCGCTGATGCAGGGAGGGCAGCCCGTCGACGTGGCCGAGACCATCGCCTATTTCGCCAGCCCGGCGTCGAATGCGGTTACCGGCAACGTTATTCGGGTCTGCGGCCAAGCCATGATCGGCGCTTGA
- a CDS encoding acetyl-CoA C-acetyltransferase — MPAAAQQNSESKRRVAVLGGNRIPFARSDGAYADASNQDMFTAALGGLVDRFNLRGERLGLVAGGAVLKHSRDFNLMRECVLGSELSPHTPAVDLQQACGTGLQAAIVAADGIASGRYDVAAAGGVDTTSDPPIGLGDDLRRNLLKLRRSKSNVQRLKLLGTLPANLGVEIPANSEPRTGLSMGEHAAITTKQLGIKRVDQDELAAASHRNMANAYDRGFFDDLVTPFLGLYRDDNMRPDSSAEKLAALRPVFGVKAGDATMTAGNSTPLTDGASAVLLSSEQWAADHSLSPLAYLVDAETAAVDYVNGSDGLLMAPTYAVPRLLARNGLSLQDFDFYEIHEAFASVVLAHLQAWESEEYCKQRLGLDAALGAIDRSKLNVNGSSLAAGHPFAATGGRILAQAAKQLNEKKATGKGSSAKPLRALISICAAGGQGVAAILEA; from the coding sequence GTGCCCGCAGCTGCTCAACAGAATTCCGAGTCCAAGCGTCGAGTCGCCGTCCTGGGCGGCAATCGCATTCCCTTCGCCAGGTCCGACGGCGCTTATGCCGACGCGTCCAACCAGGACATGTTCACCGCAGCGCTGGGTGGACTGGTAGACCGGTTCAACCTGCGCGGTGAACGCCTGGGTTTGGTGGCCGGCGGCGCGGTGCTCAAGCACAGCCGCGACTTCAACCTGATGCGCGAGTGTGTGCTGGGCTCGGAGTTGTCGCCGCACACCCCGGCCGTCGACCTGCAACAGGCCTGCGGCACCGGCCTGCAGGCCGCGATCGTCGCCGCCGACGGGATCGCGTCCGGTCGGTACGACGTGGCCGCTGCCGGCGGTGTGGACACCACGTCCGACCCGCCGATCGGCCTGGGTGACGACCTGCGCCGGAACCTGCTGAAGCTGCGCCGGTCCAAGTCCAATGTGCAGCGATTGAAGCTGCTGGGCACTCTGCCGGCCAACCTCGGCGTGGAGATCCCGGCCAACAGCGAGCCGCGTACCGGGTTGTCCATGGGAGAGCATGCGGCCATCACCACCAAGCAACTGGGCATCAAACGCGTCGACCAGGACGAGCTGGCCGCAGCCAGCCATCGCAATATGGCTAACGCCTACGACCGCGGATTCTTCGACGACCTGGTCACGCCATTCCTGGGGCTGTACCGCGACGACAATATGCGGCCCGACTCCAGCGCCGAGAAATTAGCCGCCTTGCGCCCGGTTTTCGGGGTGAAGGCCGGCGATGCGACGATGACGGCGGGTAATTCGACTCCGCTGACCGACGGCGCCTCCGCCGTGTTGCTGTCCAGCGAGCAGTGGGCGGCCGACCACTCGCTGTCACCGCTGGCCTACCTCGTCGACGCCGAGACCGCGGCCGTCGACTATGTCAACGGCAGCGACGGCCTGCTGATGGCGCCCACCTACGCCGTGCCGCGGCTCCTGGCGCGAAACGGGTTGAGCCTGCAGGATTTCGACTTCTACGAGATCCATGAGGCGTTTGCTTCGGTGGTGCTGGCGCACCTGCAGGCATGGGAATCCGAGGAGTACTGCAAGCAGCGGTTGGGCCTTGACGCCGCGCTCGGCGCGATCGATCGCTCCAAGCTCAACGTCAACGGTTCGTCATTGGCTGCCGGTCACCCCTTCGCCGCGACGGGTGGACGGATCCTGGCTCAGGCCGCCAAGCAATTGAATGAGAAGAAGGCGACGGGCAAAGGCAGCTCGGCTAAGCCCCTTCGTGCACTGATCTCGATCTGTGCGGCCGGTGGCCAGGGTGTAGCCGCGATCCTCGAGGCCTGA
- a CDS encoding MaoC/PaaZ C-terminal domain-containing protein produces MNQPSGLRNMLRAAAGALPMVPRGGQLPTRTVTVEELRIDHTNVADYAAVTGLRYGNDVPLTYPFALAFPSVMALVTGFDFPFAAMGSIHTENHITRYRPIAVTDTVGVRAHAENLREHRKGLLVDLVTEISVGNELAWQQVTTFLHQQRTSLSGEPKPPPQKQPKLPPPSALLRITPARIRRYAAVGGDHNPIHTNPIAARLFGFPTVIAHGMFSAAAVLANIEARLPDAVRYSVRFGKPVLLPASVGVYIDEADNGWDLTLRNMSKGYPHLTGTLRPL; encoded by the coding sequence GTGAACCAGCCAAGCGGCCTGAGAAACATGCTCCGCGCGGCGGCGGGGGCGTTGCCCATGGTGCCGCGCGGCGGCCAGCTGCCCACCCGGACGGTGACCGTCGAGGAGCTTCGGATCGACCACACCAATGTGGCCGACTATGCGGCGGTCACCGGTCTGCGCTACGGCAACGACGTTCCGTTGACCTACCCGTTCGCGTTGGCGTTTCCCTCGGTGATGGCATTGGTCACCGGTTTCGATTTCCCTTTCGCCGCAATGGGATCGATACACACCGAGAACCACATCACCCGGTATCGGCCGATCGCGGTGACCGACACGGTCGGCGTGCGGGCGCATGCCGAAAACCTCAGGGAGCATCGCAAGGGGCTGCTGGTCGACCTGGTGACCGAGATCAGTGTCGGTAACGAGCTCGCCTGGCAGCAGGTGACGACGTTCCTGCATCAGCAACGCACCAGCTTGTCCGGCGAACCGAAACCGCCGCCGCAGAAGCAGCCCAAGCTGCCCCCGCCGTCTGCCCTGCTGCGGATTACGCCGGCCCGAATCCGCCGCTATGCGGCCGTCGGCGGAGATCACAATCCCATCCACACCAATCCGATCGCGGCGCGGTTGTTCGGCTTCCCCACCGTCATCGCACACGGGATGTTCAGTGCTGCAGCGGTTTTGGCGAACATCGAGGCCCGGCTGCCGGACGCGGTGCGGTATTCGGTGCGATTCGGCAAGCCGGTGCTGCTGCCGGCCAGTGTCGGCGTCTACATCGACGAAGCCGATAACGGCTGGGACCTGACGTTGCGCAACATGTCGAAGGGGTATCCGCATCTGACCGGGACTTTGCGGCCGCTGTAG
- a CDS encoding glycoside hydrolase family 3 N-terminal domain-containing protein encodes MAFPRTLTVFAAVSVLVAACSHGGTRTGSSSATASSTPPGPPPVAAPAPRVCADPTAVPASLSTRDKLAQLLMVGVRDAADAKAVVSTYRVGGILIGSDTDLSMLNGPLADLAAGAGPLPLAVGVDEEGGRVSRLHSLLGGRGPSARELAQTQTVAQVHDLALQRGRQMKKLGITVDFAPVVDITDAPDDTVIGDRSFGSDPDKVTAYAGAYAQGLRDAELLPVLKHFPGHGRGSGDSHTGGVTTPPLSELVASDLVPYRTLLTQAPVAVMVGHLQVPGLTGSEPASLSKAAVDLLRTGTGYGGPAFGGPVFSDDLSSMAAISDRYGVAEAVLRTLQAGTDIALWVTTKEVPAVLDRLEQALAAGELQMPAVDESVVRVAAMKNVSPNCGH; translated from the coding sequence ATGGCTTTCCCGCGCACACTGACGGTGTTTGCGGCCGTCTCGGTCCTGGTGGCCGCCTGCAGCCACGGCGGCACCCGGACCGGATCGTCGTCGGCGACGGCGTCGAGCACGCCGCCCGGACCGCCCCCGGTCGCCGCTCCCGCACCACGGGTGTGTGCCGATCCGACGGCCGTGCCGGCATCGTTGTCCACCCGCGACAAGCTGGCCCAGCTGCTGATGGTGGGGGTGCGCGACGCCGCCGACGCCAAGGCCGTGGTGAGCACCTATCGCGTCGGCGGCATCCTGATCGGCAGCGACACCGACCTGTCCATGCTGAACGGCCCGCTGGCCGACCTCGCCGCCGGTGCCGGCCCGCTGCCGCTGGCGGTGGGTGTGGACGAAGAAGGCGGCCGGGTATCGCGGTTGCACTCGCTGCTCGGCGGCCGGGGGCCGTCGGCGCGGGAGTTGGCCCAGACCCAAACCGTTGCGCAGGTCCACGATCTGGCGCTGCAGCGGGGCCGGCAGATGAAGAAGCTGGGTATCACCGTCGACTTCGCGCCGGTGGTTGACATCACCGACGCCCCGGACGACACGGTGATCGGGGACCGCTCGTTCGGTTCGGATCCGGATAAGGTCACCGCCTACGCCGGCGCATACGCGCAGGGGCTGCGGGACGCCGAGCTGCTGCCGGTGCTCAAGCACTTCCCCGGTCACGGGCGCGGCTCGGGCGATTCACACACCGGCGGGGTGACGACGCCGCCGCTGAGCGAGCTGGTGGCCAGTGACCTGGTGCCCTACCGCACCCTGCTGACCCAGGCCCCGGTCGCGGTGATGGTGGGCCATCTGCAGGTTCCCGGGTTGACCGGCAGCGAACCGGCCAGCCTGAGCAAGGCCGCGGTGGACCTACTGCGCACCGGCACCGGTTATGGTGGCCCGGCTTTCGGCGGCCCGGTGTTCAGCGACGACCTTTCCAGCATGGCCGCGATCTCGGACCGGTACGGCGTGGCCGAGGCGGTGTTACGCACCTTGCAGGCCGGCACCGACATCGCATTGTGGGTCACGACCAAAGAGGTGCCCGCGGTGCTTGACCGGTTGGAACAAGCATTGGCTGCCGGCGAATTACAGATGCCCGCGGTCGACGAATCGGTTGTCCGGGTGGCAGCGATGAAGAACGTCTCCCCGAACTGTGGTCATTAG
- a CDS encoding TetR/AcrR family transcriptional regulator has translation MAGGTKRLPRAVREQQMLDAAVQMFSANGYHETSMDTIAAAAQISKPMLYLYYGSKEDLFGACLNREMNRFIDALRADIDLTVSPKDLLRNAIVSFLRYIDANRASWIVMYTQATSSQAFAQTVREGREQIIELVAGMLHAGTRSPRSEAEIDMMAVALVGAGEAVGTRLSVGDIDVDEAAEMMIDLFWHGLKGPPAERDTGPNLGSNVAAG, from the coding sequence ATGGCAGGTGGTACGAAGCGGCTACCGCGTGCTGTCCGCGAACAGCAGATGCTGGATGCCGCCGTGCAGATGTTCTCGGCCAACGGCTATCACGAGACCTCGATGGACACGATCGCCGCCGCGGCGCAAATCTCCAAGCCGATGCTGTACCTGTACTACGGCTCCAAGGAAGACCTGTTCGGCGCCTGCCTGAACCGTGAAATGAACCGGTTCATCGACGCGCTGCGCGCCGATATCGACTTGACCGTGAGCCCAAAAGACCTGCTGCGCAACGCCATCGTGTCGTTCCTGCGCTACATCGACGCCAACCGGGCGTCCTGGATCGTGATGTACACCCAGGCCACCAGCTCGCAAGCGTTCGCCCAGACGGTGCGCGAGGGACGTGAGCAGATCATCGAATTGGTCGCCGGGATGCTGCACGCCGGGACTCGCAGCCCGCGGTCGGAGGCCGAAATCGACATGATGGCCGTGGCGCTGGTGGGCGCGGGTGAGGCGGTCGGCACCCGGCTCAGCGTCGGCGACATCGACGTCGACGAGGCGGCCGAGATGATGATCGACTTGTTCTGGCACGGCCTCAAGGGCCCGCCCGCCGAACGCGACACCGGCCCGAACCTGGGTTCCAATGTCGCCGCAGGCTAG